Within Microbacterium oryzae, the genomic segment GATGCGTCGTTCACGGGATGGAGTGTGCGAGGCGCCAGGGGCGGGGGTCTCCAAGCAGATAGATTGCATTCAGGAAGCGAGGCCGCCATGACTCACGAGCTGCAACAGCAGATGGACTACATCAGGGCCGCCCTGGAACAAGAAAAGAAGCCTCTCGGATTTCTTATCGGTGCCGGGGCGCCTATGTCGATGCGACCGAACGGCGTGCCCCTCATCCCAGGTCTCGAGGAACTCACGGCGAAGGTTAGGGCCGAACTGAATCCCGCCTACGCGACGGCCGTCGACACGCTCCTCGGGCATCTGGAACCGAAAGACTCTGCGAACCTTGAGTCGCTCCTGAACTACGTGCGCTCATTGGCAGCCCTCCCGGGTTCAAGCGACATCCGCGGCGTCAGCGTCGAGGTCCTATCGAAGCTCGACGCCGAAATCTGCAAAGTTGTGCGAACTCATGTGGACCAATCCCTGCCACCCGGAGACAATCCGTACTTCGCACTTGCCCTGTGGGTTAGCGCAGTGCGAAGAATAGTGCCGACTCAGATTTTCACGACCAACTACGACCTCTTGATGGAACAGGCATTGGAACGCCAGCGCGTAGCCTACTTCGATGGTTTCATGGGCTCTCGGGAACCAAGCTTCGACCTGCAAGCTATCGAGGAAGACCAGTTGCCGAGCCGCTGGACGCTGCTATGGAAGCTTCACGGCTCGATTAACTGGTCTCAGGACCCCGACGGAAACGTGGTACGTCGGCCTCCCGACGCCAGCGACGCGTCGTCAGCCCTCGTATACCCAAGCCATCTGAAGTACGACCAAAGTCGCCGTCTGCCGTACCTCGCCATGATGGATCGTCTCAAGGCGTTCATGCGGAAGCCTGGAGCAATTCTCATCACAACCGGGTTCTCCTTCCGCGATCAACACATCAACGAGGTCATCGACCAGTCGTTACGAGCTAACCCTACTGCGAGCGTTCAAGGGCTCCTGTTCGGCTCGCTCAATAGCTACGACGATGCGGTGGCGCTTGCTAAGGGGCTACCTAATCTGATGCTCCTAGCTGAAGACGCCGCGGTTGTGGGAAGCGTCTCGAGCCCCTGGTCGCCGGACAACGCCGCACCGGACGCAACATCGTCGCCAAAGTTTACGCTCGGGGATTTCACCGAACTCGGGAAACTATTGCGTAGCCTCACTGGCGAACTCCCGCATAAGGAAGGCGCCGATGAGTAGCGACCCCACGCACATCGGAGATGTCGCTAACGTGCAGGGCGATACGATAACCGCCGCTGTTCTTCCCGAAGCAGCTCCAGGCCTCACCTTTTCTCGTGGGCATGCCTATTTCGTTGGCCAGGTAGGCGCGTATGTACGGATCCCACTCGGCCTAGTCGATCTCTTCGCTGTTGTCGTACAGGTAGGCTCTTCGACTCAGTCTGAGGAACCGATCGAAGGCGCCGTTCCTGGGCGACCATGGATGCGTTTAGAGCTTCTCGGCGAAGCTCATCGCGATGGAAGTTTCAATCGCGGCGTCGCGAGATACCCGTCCATCGGGGACCGAGTTCTCCTCGTTACATCCAACGACCTGAATCGCATTTATGAGGTGAAGGACCGCTCCAAGTCGATTCGCATCGGTCATATCGCTAACGCGCCTCATCTTCCGGCGCTAATCGACGTAACGAAACTGGTCACACGTCACGCCGCCGTTGTTGGCAGCACGGGAAGTGGCAAGTCAACCACAGTCTCAGCAATTCTGAGCGCCCTGGCCGAGCCAGCACGCTTCCCTTCCTCACGGGTCCTTGTAGTCGATGTCCACGGCGAGTACGCTCACGCGTTCGGCGACTTGGCCTTATGCCTTCAGGTCGACGCCACGGAGAATGCTACTGAGACCAGGAACACACAACAATTGTGCCTGCCATACTGGGCGCTTCCGTTCGACGACTTCCTTTCTCTCGCGCTCGGCACCGTTGACGACAACTCGGCGACGCTTGTGCAAGCTCACGTTACAGAGGCCAAACGCGCTTTCGTCGAGCGTCACCCAGACCTCGGATTGAATGTCCACGCAGTCACGGCTGACACACCTCTTCCATTCAGCGTTCGAAAACTTTGGATGTCGTTGCATGAAATGCACTTCTCAACCCACACAGTTGCCCCAAATGCGCAGACGAACGAAACGCGCGCGTATGCCGTTGACTCGGACGGCAACGATTTGCGCGGAGACATAGAGAGCGTGACTCCCCCCACTTACAGGCCCGCCACAGCAGGCGGGCAAGAGCGGATCTACCTCAGCGGCTCAAGCATCAACATACGACGCCAGACCGATGCGCTCGGCGCAAAGTTACGTGATCCACGCTATGACTTCCTCTTCCG encodes:
- a CDS encoding SIR2 family NAD-dependent protein deacylase, yielding MTHELQQQMDYIRAALEQEKKPLGFLIGAGAPMSMRPNGVPLIPGLEELTAKVRAELNPAYATAVDTLLGHLEPKDSANLESLLNYVRSLAALPGSSDIRGVSVEVLSKLDAEICKVVRTHVDQSLPPGDNPYFALALWVSAVRRIVPTQIFTTNYDLLMEQALERQRVAYFDGFMGSREPSFDLQAIEEDQLPSRWTLLWKLHGSINWSQDPDGNVVRRPPDASDASSALVYPSHLKYDQSRRLPYLAMMDRLKAFMRKPGAILITTGFSFRDQHINEVIDQSLRANPTASVQGLLFGSLNSYDDAVALAKGLPNLMLLAEDAAVVGSVSSPWSPDNAAPDATSSPKFTLGDFTELGKLLRSLTGELPHKEGADE
- a CDS encoding ATP-binding protein translates to MSSDPTHIGDVANVQGDTITAAVLPEAAPGLTFSRGHAYFVGQVGAYVRIPLGLVDLFAVVVQVGSSTQSEEPIEGAVPGRPWMRLELLGEAHRDGSFNRGVARYPSIGDRVLLVTSNDLNRIYEVKDRSKSIRIGHIANAPHLPALIDVTKLVTRHAAVVGSTGSGKSTTVSAILSALAEPARFPSSRVLVVDVHGEYAHAFGDLALCLQVDATENATETRNTQQLCLPYWALPFDDFLSLALGTVDDNSATLVQAHVTEAKRAFVERHPDLGLNVHAVTADTPLPFSVRKLWMSLHEMHFSTHTVAPNAQTNETRAYAVDSDGNDLRGDIESVTPPTYRPATAGGQERIYLSGSSINIRRQTDALGAKLRDPRYDFLFRPGPWDVSLTGETQKDVGEFLETWLGADRPIVIADLSGVPNQVLQRVVSVLLRLLYESLIWARKLSEGGRERPLLIVLEEAHRYLNDSNDAAGEAVERIVKEGRKFGIGTLIVSQRPSEIRPTVLSQLGSFIVLRLSNTSDRGLVRSTLPDNLSGLFDAVPVLRTGEALITGDIVKLPTRVVVNIPAERRPDSADPEVVGRELPGGWDVPRVPQDYDDVARAWRGLTPNSIRVITDDAQEKEESN